A single window of Oxyura jamaicensis isolate SHBP4307 breed ruddy duck chromosome 3, BPBGC_Ojam_1.0, whole genome shotgun sequence DNA harbors:
- the APLF gene encoding aprataxin and PNK-like factor produces the protein MCLLRSSNFLSSTSSENASGFPLESTMGNMEGNGKTETKKKPGITMEKNNRQLHSKQSRTTCQISNKKNRIEESENKEQITGSTSQQTLWGRTFQYFGAQEGTHEPDADLDYETEISDTTRSVDASESSKQIKRKRTPCMYGTGCYRKNPIHFQQFSHPSDDDYHETDILTEGNDDNHPECPYGTACYRKNPQHKLEYKHTAPPGTERQTQQRTSKNGKRALEEDSDNDGEPNEYDLNDSFIDDEEEECEPTDEDSDWEPSSEDKDNEDVKTLVKEAHRFVKTKK, from the exons TCTGAG AATGCATCTGGATTTCCTCTTGAGAGTACCATGGGAAACATGGAAGGAAATGGcaagactgaaacaaaaaaaaaacctggaattactatggagaaaaataataggcAGCTGCATAGTAAACAGTCTAGAACAACATGTCAGATctccaataaaaaaaatagaattgaggaatcagaaaacaaagaacagatcACTGGTTCTACAAGCCAACAAACTCTCTGGGGCAGGACTTTCCAATATTTTGGTGCCCAGGAGGGGACTCATGAGCCTGATGCAGATCTGGATTATGAGACTGAAATTTCTGATACAACCAGAAGTGTAGATGCTTCAGAAAGCTCCAAACAGATCAAGCGTAAGAGGACTCCTTGCATGTATGGAACAGGCTGTTAcag GAAGAATCCCATTCACTTTCAGCAATTCAGTCACCCTAGTGATGATGATTATCACGAAACAGATATTTTAACTGAAGGTAATGATGATAACCATCCTGAATGTCCGTATGGAACCGCTTGTTATAG GAAGAATCCACAGCATAAGCTGGAGTACAAGCACACTGCACCTCCAG gAACTGAAAGACAAACCCAACAGCGAACCTCAAAGAATG GAAAAAGGGCTTTGGAGGAAGACAGTGATAATGATGGTGAACCAAATGAATATGATCTTAATGACAGCTTCATAGAcgatgaggaagaggagtgtGAACCTACTGATGAAGATTCTGATTGGGAACCAAGTTCAGAAGACAAGGATAATGAAGATGTCAAAACACTTGTGAAAGAAGCACATAGATTTGTTAAGACCAAAAAGTAG